From one Balneolaceae bacterium genomic stretch:
- a CDS encoding Gfo/Idh/MocA family oxidoreductase: protein MLNSYILNPLFLILITGFTLTQNTPQKISESQTTPVKIAVAGLTHDHVHWLFGRDNSNNDIEIVGIYESNRDLWQHYKQMYDLDQELYYEDMEMMFNKTQPQAVTAFGSTFEHLELVKTAAPKGIHVMVEKPLAVNLDHAMQMKRVANENNIHLITNYETTWYSSNHEVKRLFEEEEQFGEIRKVIVNDGHQGPKEIGVSDEFLDWLTDPVLNGGGAIMDFGCYGANLTTWLMDGEEPETVTAITQTHKPDIYSEVDDEATIILTYPGTQAIIQASWNWPYNRKDMQVYGESGYVFAHDDVNIEVLRQNDSPDSQSLPSRNYPYNDPFSYFAGVVRGDIVVKDTDLSSLSNNITVMKILDAARTSAETGETIYLSN from the coding sequence ATGTTAAACTCATATATTTTAAACCCATTGTTTCTGATTTTAATTACCGGATTCACTCTTACTCAAAACACCCCTCAAAAAATATCTGAGAGCCAAACCACACCGGTAAAAATTGCAGTTGCAGGCTTAACACATGACCATGTACACTGGCTATTCGGTCGTGATAACAGCAACAATGATATTGAAATTGTTGGTATTTACGAATCCAACCGGGACCTTTGGCAGCACTACAAGCAGATGTATGACCTGGACCAGGAATTGTATTATGAGGATATGGAGATGATGTTTAATAAGACTCAGCCTCAGGCGGTCACTGCTTTTGGTTCTACGTTTGAACACCTTGAGTTGGTGAAAACAGCCGCTCCGAAAGGTATTCATGTGATGGTAGAAAAACCTTTAGCTGTGAATCTCGATCATGCAATGCAGATGAAAAGAGTAGCCAATGAAAATAACATTCATTTAATTACCAACTACGAAACTACCTGGTACTCAAGTAATCATGAAGTAAAACGGTTATTTGAAGAGGAAGAACAATTTGGTGAGATAAGAAAAGTGATTGTAAACGATGGACACCAGGGTCCGAAAGAGATTGGCGTGAGTGATGAATTTTTGGATTGGCTGACTGATCCTGTTTTGAATGGCGGTGGAGCCATTATGGATTTTGGATGTTACGGGGCCAATCTAACCACCTGGCTGATGGATGGAGAAGAACCTGAAACCGTTACTGCTATTACTCAAACCCATAAACCTGACATCTACTCTGAAGTGGATGACGAAGCCACCATTATTCTCACCTATCCCGGCACACAGGCTATCATCCAGGCTTCCTGGAACTGGCCGTACAATCGAAAAGATATGCAGGTTTATGGCGAAAGCGGATATGTGTTTGCTCATGATGATGTTAACATTGAAGTCCTTAGACAGAATGATTCACCTGATTCACAATCATTACCTTCACGTAATTACCCCTATAACGATCCCTTTAGTTATTTTGCAGGTGTTGTGCGGGGAGACATTGTTGTAAAGGACACCGATCTCTCCTCCCTCTCAAATAACATTACAGTTATGAAAATTCTGGATGCCGCCCGAACATCTGCCGAGACAGGCGAAACAATCTACCTGAGTAACTAA
- a CDS encoding CPBP family intramembrane glutamic endopeptidase has protein sequence MNEYNTGKSRIDGHKLLLVSVLSGVIWLLLANLIIYYIQETSLAALFFEGYHFLIQISLGITSGAVFGIAGLGLIKIPSFKKILDEYAVIRQIQEMNLSPNEIVYISLVAGISEEILFRGAIQPVIGIWWTSLLFIGIHGYIRLQSTTHVLYSLFTFALSCMLGVLFIYVGLISAMAAHFMYDVIVLYGIKQILSSDSLKILNHTIVFNWQIHDVDFANVRGSLDSHAS, from the coding sequence ATGAATGAATACAATACAGGAAAATCCCGCATAGATGGCCACAAGCTTTTACTTGTTTCCGTTCTTTCAGGGGTGATATGGTTGTTACTCGCAAATTTGATCATCTATTATATCCAGGAAACGTCTCTTGCCGCACTCTTTTTTGAAGGATATCACTTCTTAATTCAAATCTCTTTGGGTATCACATCCGGAGCCGTATTTGGCATCGCGGGGTTGGGATTGATAAAAATTCCATCGTTTAAAAAGATCCTGGATGAATACGCCGTCATTCGGCAGATACAGGAGATGAATCTATCTCCAAATGAGATTGTCTATATCTCGCTTGTCGCGGGTATTTCTGAAGAGATTTTATTTCGCGGAGCCATTCAACCGGTCATCGGCATCTGGTGGACCTCCCTCCTGTTTATCGGAATCCACGGCTATATTCGCTTGCAATCAACAACACATGTTTTATACTCGCTGTTTACCTTTGCATTGAGCTGCATGCTGGGCGTGCTCTTTATTTACGTGGGATTAATTTCGGCAATGGCCGCCCATTTTATGTATGATGTGATTGTGCTGTATGGGATTAAACAAATATTGAGTAGTGATTCATTGAAAATCTTGAATCATACAATTGTTTTCAATTGGCAAATACACGACGTGGACTTTGCTAATGTGAGAGGTTCATTAGATTCGCATGCCTCGTAA
- a CDS encoding tetratricopeptide repeat protein has protein sequence MTQTLAAITDVKRRKMYDEAEKYYREALDIRLQLVGEEHPDVAYSLVHLGNLLRAKGEYEEAEKLLLEALEMRKKTHMRRDNHIIGLEIFIEANRS, from the coding sequence ATGACACAAACACTGGCCGCTATTACTGACGTTAAGCGAAGAAAAATGTATGATGAAGCTGAGAAATATTACAGAGAAGCATTAGATATTCGTCTTCAGTTGGTTGGCGAAGAACATCCTGATGTTGCATACAGCCTGGTACATCTTGGGAATTTACTCAGAGCCAAAGGGGAATATGAGGAAGCAGAAAAACTTTTGTTGGAAGCCTTAGAGATGCGAAAAAAAACTCATATGCGGAGAGACAATCACATTATTGGTCTGGAGATATTCATAGAGGCTAATCGGAGTTGA
- a CDS encoding serine/threonine-protein kinase yields the protein MKPERWKKIETICQEAMTLSGEERTTYIENSCAGDPDLLDEVNSLLAQETSGWMEEPLVDMQSSLLFTDEEKANEQVIGPYRLIRKIGSGGMGHVYLAVRNDKQFERFVALKVIRKGVISDDVLTRFYEERQILASLNHPNIARLFDGGTTEDDLPWFAMEFVEGTPVTDYCKRHQSTLEERLDLFLEICSAVQYAHQNLIVHRDLKPANILITEAGRPKLLDFGIAKLMDLDQKQRKAQYQNRMMTPEYASPEQVRNEPISTVSDLYSLGVLLYELLAGDLPYHFEKRTPANIEKTICNQIPEIPSKIKGAIHSGDDLDAIVLKALKKDPTERYSSVEQFADDVRRYQKTLPVVAKKDSISYRSGKFIRRHTIGIAASAVIALLVISFASVTYIQSKAIEERAIEAENERDRAEEVSRFLIDLFESVDPSEAQDQSLSAVELLHRGAGRVETELNDQPDLQSELYLVVSDVYESLGLYRQGFEMAEKALQLQRKLYGEIHPDIARSLNSLGWLQYQIGNYDRADSLLNAALTMRKQLFDHENLEVARTLNDLAVLKQSMSDFQATDSLLSKALEIRRSVVGESHESVGVALSNYAALKWRMNDLTAAAEMMRESLDILVENNGKENLQVASIRP from the coding sequence ATGAAACCGGAACGCTGGAAAAAGATCGAAACGATTTGCCAGGAGGCAATGACCCTCAGCGGTGAGGAGCGTACCACTTATATTGAGAATTCTTGTGCTGGTGATCCGGACCTACTGGATGAAGTGAATAGTTTGCTGGCTCAGGAAACATCCGGATGGATGGAAGAACCATTGGTTGATATGCAATCGTCACTATTGTTCACGGATGAGGAAAAAGCCAACGAACAGGTTATCGGCCCATACCGGCTGATTCGAAAAATTGGTTCCGGCGGAATGGGGCATGTGTACCTTGCCGTTCGAAATGATAAGCAGTTTGAACGGTTCGTGGCTTTAAAAGTGATTAGGAAAGGGGTGATTTCTGATGATGTTCTGACGAGGTTTTATGAGGAGCGGCAGATTCTTGCATCACTCAATCACCCGAATATTGCACGTTTGTTTGACGGAGGTACTACCGAAGATGACCTCCCCTGGTTTGCTATGGAATTTGTGGAGGGCACGCCGGTTACGGACTATTGCAAGCGTCATCAATCCACACTGGAAGAACGGTTGGACCTGTTCCTTGAAATCTGCTCAGCGGTTCAATATGCTCATCAAAATTTGATTGTACACAGGGATCTTAAACCGGCAAATATTTTAATCACAGAGGCGGGCCGCCCCAAGTTGCTTGATTTTGGAATAGCAAAACTGATGGACCTGGACCAGAAGCAGAGGAAAGCACAGTATCAAAACCGGATGATGACCCCGGAGTACGCCTCCCCCGAACAAGTAAGAAATGAGCCGATCTCAACGGTTAGCGATCTCTATTCACTTGGTGTGTTGTTATACGAATTGCTGGCAGGTGATTTGCCCTATCATTTTGAGAAACGTACACCGGCGAATATTGAAAAAACAATCTGCAATCAAATACCGGAAATCCCATCAAAAATAAAAGGTGCTATACATTCGGGTGATGATCTGGATGCCATCGTCCTGAAGGCTTTAAAAAAGGATCCTACTGAGAGATATTCTTCGGTGGAGCAGTTCGCGGATGATGTTCGGCGGTATCAAAAAACATTACCGGTAGTCGCTAAAAAAGATTCCATCTCATACCGATCAGGAAAATTTATCCGTCGGCATACAATAGGGATAGCAGCTTCGGCCGTGATTGCACTGTTGGTGATCTCTTTTGCAAGTGTAACCTATATTCAGTCAAAGGCTATCGAAGAGCGGGCGATTGAAGCTGAAAATGAGCGGGATCGGGCGGAAGAGGTCAGTCGTTTTTTGATTGATCTTTTTGAATCAGTGGATCCGTCTGAAGCACAAGATCAATCTCTTTCTGCTGTGGAGCTGCTTCATCGCGGGGCAGGCCGGGTGGAAACGGAGTTAAACGATCAGCCTGATCTGCAATCTGAACTGTATCTTGTGGTTTCGGATGTGTACGAAAGTCTTGGACTCTACAGGCAAGGCTTTGAAATGGCGGAAAAAGCATTGCAACTGCAACGGAAACTTTATGGAGAAATACACCCCGATATCGCCCGAAGCCTGAACTCACTGGGATGGCTGCAATATCAAATAGGAAATTATGATAGAGCTGACTCTTTGCTGAACGCTGCTTTAACAATGCGTAAGCAACTTTTTGATCATGAGAATCTGGAGGTAGCAAGAACTCTGAACGATCTTGCCGTCCTGAAACAAAGTATGAGTGATTTTCAGGCGACAGATTCACTGTTGAGTAAAGCACTTGAGATTCGCAGATCTGTTGTCGGAGAGAGTCATGAATCTGTTGGAGTGGCTTTAAGTAATTATGCCGCATTAAAATGGAGGATGAACGATTTGACAGCAGCGGCTGAGATGATGAGAGAATCGCTGGATATTTTAGTTGAAAATAACGGCAAAGAAAATCTTCAGGTTGCGAGCATTCGTCCATGA
- a CDS encoding ECF-type sigma factor, whose product MSESMADEILALNKAIKKMEDFNQRGSQVVDYHFFGGLTWKEISEVMGIAPITVRRAWNVAKLWLKREMKDMEMPGLRVRSQK is encoded by the coding sequence ATGAGTGAGTCGATGGCCGATGAGATCCTGGCGCTGAATAAAGCTATCAAAAAAATGGAAGATTTTAACCAGCGGGGGAGCCAGGTAGTAGACTACCATTTTTTTGGGGGATTGACCTGGAAAGAGATTTCGGAAGTGATGGGAATTGCACCCATTACCGTTCGCCGTGCCTGGAATGTGGCAAAACTTTGGCTAAAGCGGGAGATGAAGGATATGGAGATGCCGGGTTTGAGGGTGAGAAGTCAGAAGTAA
- a CDS encoding ECF-type sigma factor, with amino-acid sequence MTELLQSSKAGDKEVVNKLLPLVYNEMSSIAHQKLKFERSGHTLDTTALVHEAYFKLVNHDEVEWQSRAHFLAISALAMKRILINYAEKKKAIKRGGEFSRVELEEVEGEMDTE; translated from the coding sequence ATTACAGAGCTTTTGCAATCCTCAAAGGCAGGCGATAAGGAGGTGGTGAATAAGCTGTTGCCGCTGGTGTACAACGAGATGAGTTCCATAGCTCATCAGAAATTAAAATTTGAACGCAGCGGCCATACTTTGGATACTACTGCATTGGTGCATGAAGCCTATTTTAAACTTGTAAATCACGATGAAGTGGAGTGGCAGAGCCGGGCGCATTTTTTGGCTATCTCGGCATTAGCGATGAAACGAATACTCATCAACTATGCGGAGAAGAAGAAAGCGATAAAGAGGGGAGGGGAGTTTTCACGGGTAGAGCTGGAAGAAGTTGAAGGAGAGATGGATACTGAATGA
- a CDS encoding CAP domain-containing protein: protein MRIKSAKQRFTDRSPWKYLFISLLIVGLIAGCDQITGSDDNSNSSDDTDSDPNSNAANISSFSASDEIITEGETVTLSWEVSGDDPITLTLEPGSMDVSGETSIEVSPEEDTTYQLNAENEAGSDQSELSVSVIPEGVVAIEVEVNGLPAGMDANIAVTNNDDYMQWVSKNSALTELPPGSYTVAAGPVNESGNTYIPNQGVQTIDVAKAYKNKTFIQLNYSLSNESLYEIEPDVEACEEGAITELTKKRGLMYLNFIRSLLGVPPVGYDFGSDDMVQKASLMMAANSDLSHSPPEDWHCYSESGADGAETSNLAIDLRNNEINATPEQFMILWADDNRVPSLGHRRWLIDPFLSQVAVGLVEGTPIEGEFSDAAGSAVRVVGGPEANINNLELPFVAYPRGDFPKELLTNNWFLSFSVLANTGSRFGANEQVDYSSTSITVQNENGDELSVTDVSVDHTAFGLPNSLQWKVPDLRDNERYTVTISNVIVNGESRDFSYEVQLQ from the coding sequence ATGCGCATTAAATCAGCCAAACAAAGATTTACAGATAGATCACCATGGAAATACCTCTTTATCTCCCTGTTGATAGTGGGACTGATAGCCGGTTGCGATCAAATCACCGGATCTGACGATAATTCAAATTCATCGGATGATACAGATTCAGATCCAAATTCAAACGCTGCCAACATTAGCAGTTTTTCCGCATCGGATGAAATTATCACCGAAGGCGAAACCGTAACACTCAGTTGGGAAGTGTCCGGTGACGACCCTATTACGTTAACTCTTGAACCGGGGAGTATGGACGTATCAGGTGAAACAAGTATCGAAGTATCTCCTGAGGAGGATACAACCTATCAATTAAATGCCGAAAATGAAGCTGGAAGCGACCAATCAGAACTCTCCGTAAGCGTAATACCCGAGGGTGTGGTTGCCATTGAAGTAGAAGTCAACGGTTTGCCGGCCGGAATGGATGCGAATATAGCCGTAACTAACAACGATGATTACATGCAATGGGTCAGCAAAAATAGTGCCCTCACTGAACTTCCACCTGGTTCATACACCGTAGCAGCAGGCCCTGTAAATGAATCCGGCAATACATATATCCCAAATCAGGGAGTTCAGACTATTGATGTTGCTAAAGCATATAAAAACAAGACCTTTATTCAATTAAACTATTCTCTTTCAAATGAATCTTTATATGAGATAGAGCCTGACGTAGAAGCCTGCGAGGAGGGAGCCATTACTGAACTCACAAAAAAACGGGGACTCATGTATCTCAACTTTATCCGGTCGCTCCTCGGCGTACCACCTGTAGGTTACGATTTTGGCAGTGATGATATGGTCCAAAAAGCGTCCCTGATGATGGCAGCCAACAGTGATCTCTCCCATTCCCCGCCCGAAGACTGGCACTGCTATTCCGAATCCGGAGCGGACGGAGCCGAAACGAGCAATCTGGCCATCGACCTGAGAAATAACGAAATCAATGCCACACCCGAACAATTTATGATTCTCTGGGCGGATGACAACAGAGTGCCGAGCCTGGGTCACCGCCGCTGGCTGATCGATCCGTTTCTCAGCCAGGTTGCCGTCGGCCTTGTGGAGGGAACTCCCATCGAGGGTGAATTTTCAGATGCTGCGGGTTCTGCTGTTCGGGTGGTAGGCGGACCCGAAGCCAATATCAATAATCTGGAACTGCCATTTGTGGCCTATCCCCGTGGAGACTTCCCAAAAGAATTACTGACAAACAACTGGTTCCTCTCATTCTCTGTACTTGCCAATACCGGTTCCCGATTCGGTGCCAACGAGCAGGTAGATTACAGCAGCACGTCTATCACAGTACAAAATGAAAACGGCGACGAATTGTCTGTAACTGACGTATCAGTTGATCACACTGCCTTTGGCCTGCCCAACAGTTTACAATGGAAAGTACCCGATCTCCGGGATAACGAACGCTATACGGTTACCATTTCAAACGTGATCGTAAATGGGGAAAGCCGGGATTTTAGTTATGAGGTGCAGTTGCAGTAA
- a CDS encoding LUD domain-containing protein gives MKVFKKNILPENIELLFDDSDTQLTHRELDESDGVITTCAFAVAQTGTIILDAGVGQGRRALTLVPDYHLCIVREDQIVELVPEGFSAVESTVKKEGRPITFISGPSATSDIELSRVEGVHGLGPEVSAGRF, from the coding sequence CTGAAGGTTTTCAAAAAAAATATTCTGCCGGAAAACATCGAACTGCTTTTTGATGATTCTGACACCCAACTTACTCACCGGGAACTGGATGAATCGGACGGGGTCATTACAACCTGCGCTTTTGCCGTGGCTCAGACCGGAACCATTATCTTGGATGCAGGAGTAGGGCAGGGGAGACGGGCATTGACATTGGTGCCGGATTATCATCTCTGTATCGTTCGGGAAGATCAGATTGTGGAGTTGGTGCCGGAAGGATTTTCGGCTGTTGAGTCCACTGTGAAAAAAGAGGGGAGGCCTATCACGTTTATTTCAGGCCCATCGGCTACATCAGATATTGAACTGAGCCGGGTGGAGGGCGTTCACGGCCTCGGGCCGGAAGTATCGGCTGGCAGGTTTTGA
- a CDS encoding LutB/LldF family L-lactate oxidation iron-sulfur protein — translation MRKSEQTPTFEDSAKAYLSNTQLRKNIGHATHTIREKRKGAVDEMPDWEKLREAGSQIKTRVMRHLDKYLLQLEESVQKAGGHVHWARDGKEANRIIVDLVKQKKVEDVVKVKSITTDEIKLNKALAKEGIQALETDLAELIVQLAEDEPSHILVPAIHKNRAEIRELFREKLNQKELSDRPEDLAEAARLYLRKKFLNAKVGISGANFGVAETGTVAVVESEGNGRMCTTLPDTLITLMGIEKIIPTWQDFEVFMQLLPRSSTAERMNPYNSFWTGVTEGDGPQEFHLVLLDNGRTNVLKDEVGRQTLHCIRCSACLNVCPVYERTGGHAYNSVYPGPIGAILTPQLKGIEDDGVASLPYASSLCGACYEVCPVKINIPEVLVHLRGKIVDEKKRNGTIKQKADPEHIGMKIMARAFQSRSRYERGQKMAKIGQKLFTKDGTISKLPGQLSGWTAMRDLKPIPDQTFREWWRNRDE, via the coding sequence ATGAGAAAATCTGAACAAACACCGACATTTGAAGATTCGGCAAAAGCATATTTGTCGAATACGCAACTTCGAAAGAATATTGGCCACGCGACGCATACGATTCGTGAGAAACGAAAAGGTGCCGTGGATGAGATGCCGGATTGGGAGAAGCTTCGGGAGGCGGGAAGTCAGATCAAGACGCGGGTGATGCGGCACCTCGACAAGTATCTTCTCCAGCTTGAGGAGTCTGTTCAGAAGGCCGGCGGACACGTTCACTGGGCCAGAGATGGGAAAGAAGCGAATCGAATTATTGTTGATCTCGTCAAACAAAAAAAGGTTGAAGATGTTGTTAAGGTAAAATCGATAACTACGGACGAAATCAAACTGAATAAAGCATTAGCCAAGGAGGGAATCCAGGCGCTGGAGACCGATCTGGCTGAGCTGATTGTGCAATTAGCGGAGGATGAGCCGTCTCATATTTTGGTTCCGGCGATTCATAAAAACCGCGCTGAGATTCGGGAACTGTTCCGGGAAAAACTGAATCAAAAAGAGTTGAGTGACCGACCGGAAGATTTGGCGGAAGCGGCTCGTTTGTACCTCCGAAAGAAGTTTTTGAATGCAAAAGTTGGCATCAGCGGAGCGAATTTTGGAGTTGCTGAGACAGGGACGGTTGCGGTTGTGGAATCGGAAGGGAATGGACGGATGTGCACTACGCTTCCCGATACATTAATTACGCTGATGGGCATCGAAAAAATCATCCCGACCTGGCAGGATTTTGAAGTATTTATGCAGTTACTGCCGAGATCTTCCACAGCGGAGCGGATGAATCCCTACAATTCGTTTTGGACGGGTGTAACCGAAGGTGATGGTCCTCAGGAATTTCACCTGGTCTTACTGGATAATGGCCGGACCAATGTTTTGAAAGATGAAGTGGGTCGGCAGACGCTTCATTGTATTCGATGTAGCGCGTGTTTGAATGTGTGTCCCGTTTATGAACGAACCGGGGGCCATGCCTACAACTCCGTCTATCCGGGGCCGATCGGGGCGATTTTGACGCCTCAACTAAAAGGGATTGAAGATGATGGAGTCGCTTCACTCCCGTATGCATCCTCACTTTGCGGAGCATGTTACGAGGTTTGTCCGGTCAAAATAAATATTCCGGAAGTGTTGGTTCATCTGCGCGGAAAAATTGTGGATGAGAAAAAACGGAATGGTACTATAAAACAAAAAGCAGACCCGGAACATATTGGGATGAAAATAATGGCCAGGGCTTTCCAGAGTCGATCACGATATGAACGTGGACAAAAGATGGCAAAGATAGGACAAAAATTATTTACAAAGGATGGCACAATTTCAAAACTACCGGGTCAGCTTTCCGGTTGGACGGCAATGAGGGATTTGAAACCAATTCCCGATCAAACCTTCAGAGAATGGTGGAGGAATCGCGATGAGTGA
- a CDS encoding (Fe-S)-binding protein: protein MIQISLFITCFNDTLFPETGKAMVQLLERLGHTVDFPLEQTCCGQMHYNTGYQEEAIPLVRKFINVFEDAEAIVAPSASCVGMVHEFYGKVAKRSGDDKLKKQVDKIVPKVFELTQFLVDELSLEDVGAYYPHRVTYHPTCHSLRVLKVGDAPLKLLRNVKGIDLVELPMAEECCGFGGTFAIKNADTSMAMLGDKIRHIKGTGAEVCSAADNSCLMHIGGALSRQRSGVKPVHIAEILASTEE from the coding sequence ATTATTCAGATTTCTCTATTCATAACCTGCTTTAACGATACCCTTTTCCCGGAAACGGGAAAAGCGATGGTACAGCTTTTAGAACGGCTCGGCCACACTGTTGATTTTCCCCTCGAACAAACCTGCTGCGGGCAGATGCACTACAATACCGGTTACCAGGAAGAAGCGATACCGCTGGTCCGGAAATTTATAAATGTTTTTGAAGATGCGGAGGCGATTGTGGCTCCGTCGGCATCCTGTGTGGGAATGGTTCATGAGTTTTACGGAAAAGTAGCCAAGCGTTCAGGGGATGATAAATTAAAAAAACAGGTTGACAAGATTGTTCCGAAAGTGTTTGAACTAACGCAATTTTTAGTGGATGAATTAAGTCTAGAAGATGTTGGAGCGTACTATCCCCATCGGGTTACGTATCATCCAACGTGTCACTCGTTACGAGTTTTGAAAGTGGGCGATGCCCCGCTGAAACTCCTCAGAAATGTAAAGGGAATAGATCTTGTAGAACTGCCAATGGCTGAAGAGTGCTGTGGTTTTGGAGGCACATTCGCCATAAAAAATGCGGATACCTCAATGGCTATGCTGGGAGATAAAATCCGCCATATAAAAGGAACCGGCGCCGAAGTCTGTTCCGCTGCGGATAACTCCTGTTTGATGCATATTGGTGGTGCGTTAAGCCGGCAAAGAAGTGGAGTAAAGCCAGTTCATATTGCAGAAATTTTGGCCTCAACGGAGGAATAA
- a CDS encoding glycosyl hydrolase translates to MVNKFVSSGARLAGNKLISCEEITNTGYVFNASLEDIKIAGDQSNLSGVTHSILHGFNYNPEEAEFPGWIRYGTYFNERNTWWPYFNKWADYKARLSYLFQNAELVSDIAVMHPLADMWRKYGPQRDPFPRLNYPDYQHNVWEAIHQNGNGCDYVSEKIIQEASFNEGMLRFGDRSYKAIILLEVDSIEPDTARALAKYAESGGKIIFIDRAPHQAPGLQNKARNDRQVNQSVQRLLNQFSESTGIYPAPGNEKLIDWYRGIQSGYDLSPDIMFDESSAYVSQLHYRSGEKDIYFFANYSNHIVYSSKVTFKRSDNRVPWLWDPETGDRYRYPLENSPNELQLRLAPAETKLIVFDEPAEAEEWSIPEINPSKTELLSGPWELTLDHVDGTSRSVKMESLKGFDTDPDLQSFAGAAIYKKKFEVHDPEQFTFLDLGTVKGISEVSINGNTRGSHWYGQHLYETGNSLEPGENEITIKVTTVLGNYVKSLTDNEVAQRWTGGQELNKTGLIGPVKLIR, encoded by the coding sequence ATGGTCAATAAATTTGTTTCCTCAGGTGCAAGACTGGCTGGGAATAAACTGATTAGCTGTGAAGAGATCACCAACACGGGTTACGTTTTCAATGCATCGCTGGAGGATATAAAAATTGCCGGTGACCAAAGCAATTTGTCCGGCGTGACGCACTCTATATTACATGGCTTTAATTACAATCCCGAAGAAGCTGAATTTCCTGGCTGGATTCGCTATGGAACATACTTTAATGAACGCAATACATGGTGGCCATACTTTAACAAATGGGCTGACTACAAAGCGCGGTTATCATATCTTTTTCAGAACGCCGAGCTTGTTTCCGATATAGCCGTCATGCATCCACTGGCTGATATGTGGCGCAAATATGGACCGCAACGTGATCCATTCCCACGACTAAACTATCCAGACTATCAGCATAATGTTTGGGAAGCAATCCACCAAAATGGTAATGGGTGCGATTATGTGAGTGAAAAGATTATACAAGAGGCTTCGTTTAATGAGGGAATGCTCCGTTTTGGAGACCGAAGCTATAAGGCAATTATTTTGCTGGAAGTCGATAGCATAGAACCGGATACCGCACGAGCATTAGCAAAGTATGCGGAATCAGGTGGGAAGATTATTTTTATTGACCGGGCGCCACACCAGGCACCGGGTCTGCAAAATAAAGCTCGAAATGATCGGCAAGTGAATCAGTCGGTTCAGCGGTTATTAAATCAGTTCTCTGAGAGTACCGGTATTTATCCTGCGCCCGGGAATGAAAAGCTTATCGACTGGTATAGGGGAATACAGTCTGGATACGATCTTTCGCCAGATATTATGTTTGATGAATCAAGTGCATATGTAAGCCAGTTACATTACCGGTCAGGTGAGAAGGATATCTACTTTTTTGCCAATTACAGCAATCATATTGTTTATTCTTCAAAAGTGACTTTCAAGAGGAGCGACAACCGAGTACCCTGGCTTTGGGATCCGGAAACGGGTGATCGATATCGCTACCCTTTAGAGAATTCGCCAAATGAACTTCAATTAAGATTGGCACCGGCCGAGACTAAACTTATTGTTTTTGACGAACCAGCGGAGGCCGAGGAGTGGAGCATTCCAGAAATCAACCCATCGAAAACAGAATTGTTAAGTGGTCCGTGGGAGCTTACTTTAGATCATGTGGATGGTACAAGTAGGTCGGTAAAAATGGAGTCGCTCAAAGGGTTTGATACGGATCCAGATCTACAATCATTTGCAGGTGCAGCAATCTATAAGAAGAAATTTGAAGTTCATGATCCCGAACAATTTACTTTCTTGGATCTGGGAACAGTTAAGGGAATTTCAGAAGTATCGATAAACGGAAATACCCGAGGCTCTCACTGGTATGGTCAACATCTTTATGAAACAGGAAATTCGCTTGAGCCCGGTGAAAATGAGATCACAATTAAAGTTACAACGGTATTAGGTAACTATGTGAAATCACTTACAGATAATGAAGTTGCACAAAGGTGGACTGGGGGACAAGAGCTAAATAAAACGGGACTTATTGGTCCTGTAAAACTAATAAGGTAA